One genomic region from Carettochelys insculpta isolate YL-2023 chromosome 4, ASM3395843v1, whole genome shotgun sequence encodes:
- the NKX6-1 gene encoding homeobox protein Nkx-6.1, which yields MLAVGQMDGSPRQSAFLLGSPPLAALHSMAEMKTPLYPAYPLPAGAASSSSSSASTSSSASPSPPLASPNPAGLKPQALASPPQQLSAATPHGINDILGRPSVPLAGAALASSPSPSASSSAPAGLLAGLPRFGSLSPPPPPPGLYFSPSAAAVAVGRYPKPLAELPGRTPIFWPGVMQSPPWRDARLACGPHQGSILLDKDGKRKHTRPTFSGQQIFALEKTFEQTKYLAGPERARLAYSLGMTESQVKVWFQNRRTKWRKKHAAEMATAKKKQDSETERLKGASENEEEDEDYNKPLDPNSDDEKITQLLKKHKASGGSLLLHTSENEGSS from the exons ATGCTGGCGGTGGGGCAGATGGACGGCAGCCCGCGGCAAAGCGCCTTCCTGCTCGGCAGCCCGCCCCTGGCCGCCCTGCACAGCATGGCCGAGATGAAGACCCCCCTGTACCCGGCCTACCCCCTGCCCGCCGGGGcggcctcctcctcttcctcctccgcctccacctcctcctcggCCTCCCCGTCGCCGCCGCTGGCCTCCCCCAACCCGGCCGGCCTCAAGCCCCAGGCGCTGGCCAGCCCCCCGCAGCAGCTCTCGGCCGCCACCCCGCACGGCATCAACGACATCCTGGGCCGGCCCTCCGTGCCCCTGGCCGGGGCCGCCCTGGCCTCCTCGCCCTCGCCCTCCGCCTCCTCCTCGGCTCCCGCCGGCCTCCTGGCCGGCCTGCCCCGCTTCGGCAGCCTcagcccgccgccgccgccccccggcctcTACTTCAGCCCCAGCGCCGCCGCCGTGGCAGTGGGCCGCTACCCCAAGCCCCTGGCCGAGCTGCCCGGCCGGACCCCGATCTTCTGGCCGGGGGTGATGCAGAGCCCCCCGTGGAGAGACGCCCGCCTGGCCTGCGGCCCCC ATCAAGGCTCAATTTTGCTGGATAAAGACGGCAAGAGAAAACACACCAGACCCACTTTTTCCGGCCAGCAGATTTTCGCCCTGGAAAAGACTTTCGAGCAGACGAAATACCTAGCGGGACCAGAGCGCGCCAGGCTCGCCTATTCGCTGGGGATGACAGAGAGTCAAGTCAAG GTGTGGTTCCAGAACCGGCGCACCAAGTGGCGGAAGAAGCACGCGGCCGAGATGGCCACGGCGAAGAAGAAGCAGGACTCGGAGACGGAGCGGCTGAAGGGCGCCTCGGAGAacgaggaggaggacgaggactACAACAAGCCCCTGGACCCCAACTCGGACGACGAGAAGATCACGCAGCTGCTGAAGAAACACAAGGCGAGCGGCggcagcctgctgctgcacacgTCGGAGAACGAGGGCTCCTCCTAA